In Labrus bergylta chromosome 6, fLabBer1.1, whole genome shotgun sequence, the following proteins share a genomic window:
- the lhx4 gene encoding LIM/homeobox protein Lhx4: protein MMQSAAVLTTESPVKSLPEILGVPLQQIPQCAGCSQHILDKFILKVLDRHWHSKCLKCADCQTPLADKCFSRAGNVYCKEDFFKRFGTKCASCQQGIPPTQVVRKAQDFVYHLHCFACIMCSRQLATGDEFYLMEDGRLVCKVDYETAKQNDDSEAGTKRPRTTITAKQLETLKSAYKNSPKPARHVREQLSSETGLDMRVVQVWFQNRRAKEKRLKKDAGRHRWTQFYKSVKRNRGGTKVEKESSADDAGLSDSELSFRDDQVLSDLGHTNGLYGSVGDVTNSGVLNGGFSVDAAGQPYHDIRAGSPYGLPQSPSSITSLPGHTPLLNNLGFSMDSLVVQGGPGGVGQALRAMAGGPTSDLSTGSSTGYPDFPTSPASWLDEMDHSQF, encoded by the exons ATGATGCAAAGTGCGGCGGTCCTAACGACAGAGAGTCCTGTTAAGAGTTTACCGGAGATTCTCGGAGTGCCACTGCAAC AGATCCCTCAGTGTGCCGGCTGCAGTCAGCACATCCTGGACAAGTTCATCCTGAAGGTGCTGGACAGACACTGGCACTCCAAGTGCCTCAAGTGCGCCGACTGTCAGACTCCGCTGGCGGACAAATGTTTCTCCCGAGCCGGAAACGTCTACTGCAAGGAGGATTTCTTCAA ACGTTTTGGAACAAAATGTGCGTCGTGCCAGCAGGGGATCCCTCCCACGCAGGTTGTGCGGAAGGCACAGGACTTTGTGTATCACCTGCATTGTTTTGCCTGCATAATGTGCAGCCGACAGCTGGCCACAGGGGACGAGTTTTACCTCATGGAGGACGGAAGGCTGGTGTGCAAGGTGGATTATGAGACGGCCAAACAAAACG ACGACTCCGAGGCGGGGACCAAACGACCAAGGACCACAATCACGGCCAAGCAGCTAGAGACCCTCAAAAGTGCCTACAAAAACTCCCCCAAGCCGGCGCGCCATGTCAGAGAGCAGCTGTCCTCAGAGACGGGGCTGGACATGAGAGTGGTGCAG GTTTGGTTCCAGAACCGGCGAGCGAAAGAGAAGCGTCTAAAAAAAGATGCAGGACGACATCGCTGGACTCAGTTTTATAAAAGTGTTAAACGCAACCGAGGAGGGACGAAAGTGGAGAAGGAAAGCTCGGCCGACGACGCAGGACTCAGTGACAGTGAGCTGAGCTTCAGAG ATGATCAGGTCCTGTCAGATCTCGGACACACCAACGGCCTTTACGGGAGTGTTGGTGACGTGACCAACAGCGGGGTGTTGAACGGCGGCTTCTCCGTCGACGCGGCGGGACAGCCGTACCACGACATCAGAGCAGGAAGTCCCTACGGTCTCCCTCAGTCgccctcctccatcacctctcTGCCCGGCCACACCCCCCTCCTCAACAACCTGGGCTTCAGCATGGACAGTCTGGTAGTGCAGGGCGGCCCGGGTGGCGTGGGACAGGCGCTGAGGGCCATGGCGGGGGGCCCTACCTCGGACCTCTCCACAGGCAGCAGTACAGGATATCCCGATTTTCCCACCAGCCCCGCCTCATGGCTGGACGAGATGGACCATTCCCAATTTTGA